ttcttccacttctaaatttttggaattttaattaattaatactctttgtttatatttatcaaagtttattttaatttattatcatctaaatttattactataagcttgtttgtcaaattattatttaagttcattatataattttaactattatcctttttagttatgattttttgtgtggtttaatttattatttattttattgcataatacaacataaatttaagtaattattcaaaaagaaaacctctattccaaaaaaaaaaaaaaaaaggtacatTTGGATATGATCTAAGTCTGGCCCGATCATGGTCCGAACCCGATTATGAATAATAGTAGATTGGTTCTGAGCGGAATTTTTTGAGGCTAATCTGTATTGATCCACCCTGTATGTTGAAGCTAGAGGGagcaaaaaagaatttaaaaggCCCATAGGCTTTGGGTTGATTTACGTaatctaataattattgttgaaTCAGAGGATCTTATGAcctaaaaaagataaagaaggCAGAACTTCATTAAACTAATGGGATGTGGATGCTTTACtttgacaaaataatatgGATAACCCATCCCAGAGTCTATGGATGCGGGTATTTTAGATGCAACtctttgtaaaaatattcttgtacgtcttcacatgttaattcatgtgaagaggtatattttcaccgttacatgggtattttagtccgcaaaaaatgatttgacttgcaattaatagtcgagggtaaatataaattttctttcagtttttatttgtaatattagtgATTTTTGACCAACGAGGGAAAGAATATGAGTGTTCATCGTCACGATGATATCAGTATTTTACTTTATGAcatcttttaatatatcataaacATATGTATGGATGTGCTCTTACACAAATCTATTTCCTCTTTGTTTCCTAGAAATAAATGGGCGGCATAGTTTGTTCTTTCCTGAAAAATATCTGCGTCTAGACCAGAAAATAGAAGGAAGAATGGGACATATATCTTTGTTGTGTAAAAAGTATATACTACTTTATAATCCTTGTATCAATTATTTACGTTAGGAGGTCATAATCCAATTCAAATTTCAGGTGGAGCTTGTGGGTTTGAGAAAGACAGACAATCAAAGTACAAGATTCAAGCGAACCGTAGCTGTCAAGTTCCTTTCAATGTCTAGAAAACCACAtctacaaattaaatttattcggACCATATGCTATAACATCAATTATTGCTAAAAATAGACATCACAATGTCTTATTCCCATACAAACCAAtaagaaatcaaattaaaggAAGCACATAGAGAAGTTTGCAGAACCACATGATAATCTTATATGTCATCTTTGCCTGTCCACCGTGGGCGTGGGGGAATGCTTTGTTCTTCCCTAAAGAAATGTCCAGGATCAACCCGAGTTTTTACTTGAACCAATCGATCAAAATTGTTCTTGAAATACTTGGTGCCCCAAACTCTTGCTGTTTCAATACTTACCACGCCTTCATTGTTGTTCACTCCAATGTCAAGATCTCTATAACATAAGAAAGCTCCTCGGGGGGACTGGGAAACATAAGGAGCCACGTAACTGTAAAGCCTTCTAATCCAATTTATGTACTTGTCGGCGTTTTGTGCGTCTTCAGCCTTCCAGTACGCCATATGATGTAGCTTGTAAAGATTACCAGCCCTATGAGGAAATGGGATAGCAGATTCAGGAATTTCAGCCATTTTTCCACCATATGGGGTCAACAAGATCTCTGCCTCCCTGCCTTCTGGTTCATAGAACAGTCTCCATATGCCTTCAAACCCGCTTATGGGAATGGGTTTCTGCACATAATCCGATTTTCCTTTGTAGTATCTTACACCGGGCTGAGTCCTGTTCAACAAAACTTCACGTGAATCTATGGGCAGCCCGACGTTATACAGGATCGCTTGGATCCAACTCATTTCTGTGCAGTCTTCTCTTACTAAGCCCAATtcaggaaaatatttttgcatcagCGCAAGTAGCCTGTCGATTCTTCCAAGGAAAACTGAGTTAAATGAAGCACGAATAGTCAGCTTGCTTCCATCCTCGCTGGCGTTCGCCCTTCTTGCGACGATTCTGAGGAATAAATTCCGTTCGAATTTAGGTGCAACGTACTGCCAACGGTGAATGAGTTGAGTGGCATTTTGCTCCAAAGTCCTGCCTATTGTGAATACTGTGACGGTTTCTGGAACATCCACCAATCGTACTTTCCATGCAAGAATTACACCAAAACTGGCGCCTCCACCACCCCTAATGGCCCAGAATAAGTCCTCACCCATCGATTTTCTGGTGAGAATCCTGCCATTAGCGTCTactattcttgcatcaataaCATTATCTGCAGCCAGGCCGTATTTTCTGAGCAATATGCCATAGCCTCCTCCACTGAAGTGCCCGCCAACTCCAACCGTTGGGGAAAAACCGGCTGGAAACGCTAGTGTTGGGCTTTTCTCCGCGATCCTATAGTATAACATGCCAATGGTTGCACCAGCTCCAACCCATGCAGTTTTCTGCCGAGCATCAACTGTTACTTCACTAAGCTTGAGCAAATCAATGATCACAAATGGGACATCAGTAACATAAGACCGCCCCTCAAAGTCATGGCCGCCACCTCGAGTTCTAATTTGCAATTGATTTCCTTTGGCACAGTAGATGATAGGGGGGATTTGGTACTCGTGTTCGGGGGTTATTATCACTTGCGGTTTTGGAGTGGAATCTAAGGAAAATCTCATGTTTcgaattgaaaaatttaggACAGATGGGAAAGATGAGTTGATTGGGGTGTAAACAAAGCTAGAAATGGAGGTATAGTTCTGGAATTCTTCCATGAGACATTCAAGGAAGCCATCGACGTCGCCGACAGCAGAAGCTGCACACGACGACGAAAAGACAAGAGCAAGAAAGAATACGAGAGTGGAAATGGTTGGAGTCTTCATGATTGTGAGATGCTGTAGTTTGTGTTTTCGGAGCAGAGCTGTGTTCTACTTATAATGCTAGTTGGGGAGTGGGAACTGGGTAATTACTTGTTGCCATTTTGAAGTTGTCACGTGAGATGGTGCTGTCTGAATTGTAATCCACCATCACTAATTGTAGCACACCTtcatttatcaattatttattatgtagcACATGCATCTTTATTGACTTAGCTCCGCCAGACCAGACCAGACcatatttctttgaaaaatgttCTTTACCCCCTTCACAGAAATAGCAGTCAgaattgattttatatatctgCTTTCaagtggatatatatatatatatatatttatatatatgaagaagaTGGATTGTTGAAGATTCtctaattaataaactttctttCCTAATTtgatgggataattacactgtccttccctgaggtttggtgtaatacACGTAGACCccatgtgatttgaaaaattacatttattaccCCTGACGTGTTATtctgtttaacaaataagtccctctatCAGTCAATATTcatcgaatttattgatataataaaaaaattaaataaaaattaattttgaccttaattgacttattactgatttattgcaagtcaaataatattttttctaaataaaataccattaaactatgaaaatatacctcctcatatgaagtgtaattatctgtAATTcgattattttaatttttcaaactatcaAGGGATaaacatacatatttttttaatttttttgttaatattagcagttttagtaaattttgattaatggagggacttatttattagacaaaaataaatctcaaagtgagatgtaatttttcaaactataaaggAGCCTATATGTAACTACTTCAAATCTGTGGAgaggaaagtataattatatgtaatttgattattttaaagCGCATTAGTTGGCATTATACAGTCCATTATAAGTAGAGAAATTAACAAGTTGGAACGTGAACATGATATCAGGCCTGTACATTAGCTCCGGCCGCCAGACGCgtttccttgaaaattcttctttttccgtactttatcaatatatataatatcaaatatgttCTCATGTGGATTTAAAATATTGGGTATATATCACTACTagaaagtataatattaatattaaatatcaagtgataattttaaaattatcactaaaaagatatattattatcctgtcattatataattatcagtGATAATAATTGTATGTAAAATTGtcagtatatataattagtaacacgtgtataataacaatttaataacAACACCAATATAGAACaacaacaattatttattgttataaagtCATCAAGTCATTATACGTGTGTCAGTCACTAATTgatttagtgacaactttatacatcattttttatcactaatatttGCTAATAGTAATTAGCAAAATTATGGAATTTTTACAGAATTAGTTTTCTCAGCATCGATTTCATCTAAtcgtgattaataataatgatttatcatgatttttaatcatagtcattaatattgtagctaataataatttttgatcTAATGAAAATAGCATAATTTGGGATTATACAGTCCATTAAATACGTCCAACTTCCCTAGAGAAATTAATCCTACGATCAAATTAATAACCAAATCTATGttattaaagtatataaatttatccTATCGTATGATGTCACTAATTGTATATCTATGTATGTGAATGGTTTTAGAACAAGTCAAAGGCATTAGATCcagaaggaaaaaaaggaaacaagtTAAAGGTTAATAATTGATCATGAGATAAATGCAATATTTGTTAGGTAATTTGACTGTAAATCTCCCGTTGAccttaaaaaagagaaaaataggTCCCCATGACATCTGGCATGAAGTTGAAAGTTTAGAtaacattaattattcaatgggtggattattattatactatttgaataataattttgaaatatatattaattttaaaaaatacaacttaTTTTACGTAATGTTAGTTCAGATCCAATAGATCTTATTAGGTGGCGTTTATTTGGTGTATAAGTCAATTGAGTGGTTAATGAGGTCTAGTTCAACTAGCGAATTTGAAATTCCGTCACGACCCTAGAGATCATGTGTTCAATCCCACTATATGGATGAGATGTTGAACTATTGCattatagatattatttaaatttaatttatatgatattaatataattattgtaattgattATTGCTTCGATAGGAATGATTGTAATCGACTAAAGTTAATTGGGTGATAAGATAAGTTAGTTTTAAATCTGCAATTAAGAAAAactatgaattaattatatgtagttTACTTTATTGCATGGTAGGTGTTGAATATAAACAAATCCTATGTTTGCTTTATTGAATTGTAGGTGTTGAGTTTACACCAATCTTATGTTTACATTTGATAACACGTAGAGTAGCGAGCAGATGACTTTTTCACCCTTTTATGTGTTTATAAGGTTAAATTATAAGGAGCTTtcttaggataaattataactaatttaatttgttagattttcatgaatttttttagtaaattgattaaaatgtctttataattaataaattataatgactcattttttaaaaaattctgaattctttttatggattaagtaaatatatatattttttttacaggtttttgaattttccatCCACCTTATCTAGTTTttcaatagtttttttttttaaataaaaaggttgcaataagagcaaaattgacaatttcaaacatccattcaagaattacataatttatcaaatattaggtggtatttataaatgtttaaataatgaaattataacaaactttctttaggataaattacaactaaatCAATCCGTTagatttttgttgatttttttagtggactgatcaaaatgcccttataattaatgaattatactaatttatttttattttttttatgaactaagtaaatgtttttttttacaagttttcaaattttccatCCACTTTATATATAAGAGCGGAAACCTCCATCTAAGAATTACGCCATTATCAAACATTAGGTggtatttataagtttttaaataataaaagaatatttataattagcaAATACAGAGCTCGTTGTAAATTACCCTTAaaataag
This genomic window from Sesamum indicum cultivar Zhongzhi No. 13 linkage group LG12, S_indicum_v1.0, whole genome shotgun sequence contains:
- the LOC105175812 gene encoding berberine bridge enzyme-like 18, which codes for MKTPTISTLVFFLALVFSSSCAASAVGDVDGFLECLMEEFQNYTSISSFVYTPINSSFPSVLNFSIRNMRFSLDSTPKPQVIITPEHEYQIPPIIYCAKGNQLQIRTRGGGHDFEGRSYVTDVPFVIIDLLKLSEVTVDARQKTAWVGAGATIGMLYYRIAEKSPTLAFPAGFSPTVGVGGHFSGGGYGILLRKYGLAADNVIDARIVDANGRILTRKSMGEDLFWAIRGGGGASFGVILAWKVRLVDVPETVTVFTIGRTLEQNATQLIHRWQYVAPKFERNLFLRIVARRANASEDGSKLTIRASFNSVFLGRIDRLLALMQKYFPELGLVREDCTEMSWIQAILYNVGLPIDSREVLLNRTQPGVRYYKGKSDYVQKPIPISGFEGIWRLFYEPEGREAEILLTPYGGKMAEIPESAIPFPHRAGNLYKLHHMAYWKAEDAQNADKYINWIRRLYSYVAPYVSQSPRGAFLCYRDLDIGVNNNEGVVSIETARVWGTKYFKNNFDRLVQVKTRVDPGHFFREEQSIPPRPRWTGKDDI